One part of the Mariniblastus fucicola genome encodes these proteins:
- a CDS encoding phosphoribosylaminoimidazolesuccinocarboxamide synthase has translation MVDKQHFEDLRQNQMTLVRQGKVRDVYDIGDHFLMVASDRISAFDWVFPTAIPDKGRVLTQISKFWFEKLGVENHLLSDDLSSIEIPDGLNADDLAGRSMIVKKCKVVPVECVVRGYLVGSGWKDYQESGEVCGIKLPEGLPNCAAFPDPIFTPATKAEAGHDENISFETMAESVGAEVADELRTKSIMVYNKGLEHAKSCGIILADTKLEWGWHDGKLILIDEVLTPDSSRFWPADQYQAGRNQPSFDKQFVREYLETTTWDKNSSPPELPQQIVDKTRAKYVDAYERLTGSKFPWS, from the coding sequence ATCGTAGACAAACAACATTTTGAGGATTTACGGCAGAATCAAATGACGCTAGTTCGGCAAGGCAAAGTCAGAGACGTTTACGACATCGGCGATCACTTTCTAATGGTCGCCAGTGACCGAATCAGCGCTTTCGACTGGGTGTTCCCCACCGCAATTCCGGACAAGGGCAGGGTACTGACTCAAATCAGTAAATTCTGGTTTGAAAAACTGGGTGTCGAAAATCATTTGCTGAGTGACGACCTTTCGAGCATCGAAATTCCTGACGGACTCAACGCCGACGATCTGGCCGGTCGCTCGATGATCGTTAAAAAATGCAAAGTCGTCCCCGTCGAATGCGTCGTCCGCGGATACCTTGTCGGCTCGGGATGGAAAGACTATCAGGAATCGGGAGAAGTCTGCGGCATCAAACTGCCCGAGGGGCTGCCCAATTGTGCTGCGTTTCCCGATCCCATTTTCACACCGGCTACCAAGGCCGAAGCTGGACATGACGAGAACATTTCCTTCGAAACGATGGCCGAGAGCGTTGGCGCTGAGGTCGCCGATGAGCTTCGTACGAAAAGCATCATGGTTTACAACAAAGGCCTGGAGCACGCGAAAAGCTGTGGCATCATCCTGGCTGATACAAAACTCGAATGGGGATGGCACGACGGCAAGTTAATCTTGATCGATGAAGTTCTGACGCCTGATAGTTCGCGATTCTGGCCGGCGGATCAGTACCAAGCCGGCCGCAACCAGCCATCTTTCGACAAGCAGTTTGTTCGTGAGTATCTGGAAACCACGACTTGGGACAAAAACAGTTCTCCGCCGGAACTGCCTCAGCAGATCGTCGACAAAACGCGAGCGAAATACGTCGACGCCTACGAGCGGTTGACCGGAAGCAAGTTCCCCTGGTCTTAG